Genomic window (Melioribacteraceae bacterium):
TCAATGCGTCAATTAAGGGCTTGGCGTAATTTAGAATTTCTACTCCCTTTGATGGTGCTTGAAAAGGGGATTCAACGTAGCGCTGTCCTGTATGCACACACCAATTACCAACATGCCATATTCTTAGTTTTTTTAATGATTTCATACTTTCCTCCGAATTTGAGTTCTAAAATGAATAAATAAAAAGAGAATAAAAATTTTTTCTTGTTACAAATATTATTTCTGTAACCCGATTCTTCTTGACTTCAAAAATAAATTGCCTTAGGTTGCAGTCAGATGGTATACCAAGTATGCTAAATTAAACAATTATGATTTAAATAATCAATACACAACGTCTCTTTTAACTGCTTTTATTTTGGAGGATTTAATGAAACACAGTAAATCACTTCTATCATTCTTTATAATAATTCTCCTCACGATTCTATTAACTAATAAGTCATTTGCACAATCGGGAAACGTGGCCGGAGTAATTTCCGATGCAACCGATGGCTCACCACTTTTAGGTGCCAATATAATTGTTGGCGGAACCTCGATTGGAACTACAACCGATAGGGAAGGAAAATATAGATTGATTAAACTTCCCGAAGGTAGGAATCTGATCCTCTACATGTACATTGGATATGAAACTGATAGCGTTTGGGTAAATATTATTTCTGGCAGAACCGTATCTGTAGATGTGAAACTAAGTCCAAAGGTAATTGTAGGTCAAGAAGTTGTAGTTACCGGACAGCTTCAAGGACAGGCGGCGGCGATTAATCAACAAATATCATCTAACACAATTATCAATGTTGTTTCGAAGGATAAGATTCAGGAATTACCGGATCAAAATGCGGCTGAGTCGGTTGGACGACTTCCTGGAATTTCGGTTGAAAGGGATGCCGGTGAAGGCACAAAAGTTATAGTTAGAGGATTAGCCGCCAAATTTAATTCTGTAACCGTTAATGGACAAAGAATTCCATCAACGGATCCTCAAAACAGATCAGTTGATTTGAGTATGATATCTTCTGATATGCTGGCGGGTATTGAGGTATTTAAAGCTTTAACCCCGGATCAAGATGGTGATGCTGTTGGCGGCAAAGTAAATTTTGAAATTAAAAAAGCACCAGCTGGTTTTAATACGAATATTCGACTCCAGGGTACCTATAATAACCAGGAAAATGACTACGCAAACTATAGAGGAAGCACGACCTTAAGCAATAGATATTTTGATAATAAACTTGGAGTAGTTGCTACCGGCAGTGTACAGAGAGCTAATCGCGGTTCCGATTTATTGGACGCTTCTTATCTATTTGCCAGAGAAGCACTGCCTGGAGAAAAAAGTGCACGCATTACTGTCGAAAATCTGAACTTGGGTGATAGAGTTGAAACGAGAGACAGATATGGTGCCAGCGTTGTTTTAGATTATGATCTTGGTAACGGTGAAATTCTATTTAGCAGTTTATATGGCAGAACTGAAAGAGATGAATTAAGAAATAGAAAAAGATATCGTGTTGATGCCGCTTATGTTGAATATTGGCTTAGAGGAAGAGAGATTAATATTGACCTGTTCACAAATTCACTTAGTGGAAAACATAACCTCAGTTTCATGAAATTGGAATGGCAGGGATCTTATTCTTCCTCCCAATATAATATGCCGTACATGCATGATTCGCAGTTCAGAGAAGCAGGCGCTTTTTTTGGTACGCTCGTTACAGATAAAGGCCCAGAAATTATTCCGCTTGGTGCAAAAAACAATCTAGACCAAACCAGATTTTACCAGGATTTCTTTAATAAAGAAAAAACAAGAGATAGAGATTTTACAGCTCAAGTTGACGCTACCATTCCGTATGCTCTTTCTAACGATATAAGCGGTAATATTAAAGTTGGCGCGAAGTATAGAGATAAAAATAGAAGTCTTGATAAAGAAGAATATATGACGCTCGCTTTTAAAATTGATCAAATTGGTAAGAACAACCCAAATCAATTCAATTTAACAAACGAAGGTTATATCAAAATAAATAATTTCTACGATCCCGATTATGATATTGGTGAATTCTTAAACGGAAAATATGTTTTTGGTCCGGGCAAAGCTTTAAGCCGTGAGAAGCTTGATAATTTTATGAATACTTATTGGGCAGATTACACCCGAAACTTTGGAAGGGATTTAGAGGATTATTCTGCTGGCGAA
Coding sequences:
- a CDS encoding TonB-dependent receptor; this encodes MKHSKSLLSFFIIILLTILLTNKSFAQSGNVAGVISDATDGSPLLGANIIVGGTSIGTTTDREGKYRLIKLPEGRNLILYMYIGYETDSVWVNIISGRTVSVDVKLSPKVIVGQEVVVTGQLQGQAAAINQQISSNTIINVVSKDKIQELPDQNAAESVGRLPGISVERDAGEGTKVIVRGLAAKFNSVTVNGQRIPSTDPQNRSVDLSMISSDMLAGIEVFKALTPDQDGDAVGGKVNFEIKKAPAGFNTNIRLQGTYNNQENDYANYRGSTTLSNRYFDNKLGVVATGSVQRANRGSDLLDASYLFAREALPGEKSARITVENLNLGDRVETRDRYGASVVLDYDLGNGEILFSSLYGRTERDELRNRKRYRVDAAYVEYWLRGREINIDLFTNSLSGKHNLSFMKLEWQGSYSSSQYNMPYMHDSQFREAGAFFGTLVTDKGPEIIPLGAKNNLDQTRFYQDFFNKEKTRDRDFTAQVDATIPYALSNDISGNIKVGAKYRDKNRSLDKEEYMTLAFKIDQIGKNNPNQFNLTNEGYIKINNFYDPDYDIGEFLNGKYVFGPGKALSREKLDNFMNTYWADYTRNFGRDLEDYSAGEAIAALYAMTEINLGPQLMILPGFRFERTTTDYKSQFGQARVDERGIVTLEGATDTVGTVSYNELLPMIHVRYKFTDWFDTRIAITKSLARPDYFNLVPWERISYFDGTVERGEPYLKHTKVWNYDIFFSFYGNYGLFTLGGYYKKLTDIEYIRVSRVTEPGSTLGFILTKPENSKYETEVYGIEFEAQTNLRFLPSPFDGIVLSANYSYIHSKTYFPFLKVGPRNPLPPFNFTFIDTARDARMPGQANHLANFTLGYEKGKFSGRISMVYQGNALQTIGTRYELDGFTDDFVRWDLALQYKLIPKIALTFNMNNLSNLPEKAFLGSQTFSTREEYFGWTADLGIRFDL